GGGTATCCCGCTCTCCGATCTGCAGGAGGTGATCCTTCGCCTGGACGAGATCGAGGCCATGAGGCTCGCGGACATCGAGGGGCTCTACCACGAGGAGGCTGCGGCAAAGATGAACGTCTCGCGCCAGACCTTTGACAGGATACTGAACAGCGCCCACAGGACGGTAGCCGGCGCGCTCATAAACGGCAAGGCGATCCGGATAGAGGGCGGCAATGTGATCAATGTCGCGGATCAGCCGCGGCCATGGCCGGGCGGAGGGGGCCGCGGCGGGGGCCGCTGGAGGCGTGGAAGGCGCTGGTGAGGGGAAAGGAGGATATATGAGAGGCATGGGAGGCGGAGGAGGCATGGGAGGCGGAGGACGTGGAGGCGGACGGGGTGCAGGGCGTCCAGGCAGTGGCGGCGGGCGCGGCCGGATGGGCGGGCCGCTTGCGGCCGGCCCGGAGGGATTCTGCATATGTCCCAAATGCGGGTTCCGCCAGGCGCACCAGCGCGGTGCGCCCTGTGCGGAGATGAAATGCCCGAAATGCGGTGCGAACATGGTGAGGGAGATAAATACGGAGAAAGGAGGGTGATCGTATGCCGAGAG
The Pseudomonadota bacterium genome window above contains:
- a CDS encoding DUF134 domain-containing protein, which encodes MPRPFKFRRVGWTLMHDYFKPRGIPLSDLQEVILRLDEIEAMRLADIEGLYHEEAAAKMNVSRQTFDRILNSAHRTVAGALINGKAIRIEGGNVINVADQPRPWPGGGGRGGGRWRRGRRW